A region of Pseudomonas sp. Marseille-Q3773 DNA encodes the following proteins:
- the tssM gene encoding type VI secretion system membrane subunit TssM: MKAFFSFVIRWVIPLLGLIALSLIIWFVGPLLEMLAPPTPRWLLIILLFALWGGYRAWRIVQARRQAAKVMQSLAAETAPDPASVATSGELAALRQRMDEALALLKKARLGGDERRNLYELPWYVIIGPPGSGKTTALVNSGLHFPLAAQLGEGAIRGVGGTRNCDWWFTDQAVLLDTAGRYTTQDSHAQVDKAAWLGFLDLLKTQRSRRPIDGAFIAISLSDLLLGSDAERAAHAAAIRARIQELYSQLGVRFPVYLMLTKLDLVPGFMEFFDNLGKDERAQVWGMTFPLDTPEQGGDGPLAQFDNEFGLLEQRLGERLVERLQQERDPARRDLIYGFVQQFAALRGNLKLFLDGIFKPNAFEARALLRGVYFTSGTQEGSPIDRLIGSMAQSMGLDRAHLARQSGSGRSYFIERLFTAVAFAERGLVGSNPKVEQRRRWIARGALALSVALVLLVGTLWTLSYRANQQYIAEVDGRLQPLGKSVQGLSPAQRNVVDVLPLLNAVRHLADDPPSWAEGLGLYQGDMLESESQSLYRKLLIAIFAPRLVTRIEEQLYAGGPSDYLYEGLKAYLMLADAEHYDPDFIRAWITLDWERQLPRDLAPDLRQALEQHLAALFEKRPPNARLDQRLIDDTRRQLQQLPVAQRVYDRVKRQKLPGGVDDFRVSDVAGRDAALVFRFKSGKPLSEPLPGLFTVQGYRQVFLAASLAQSTTLAEERWVLGRAPGEAGDARRLADDVQQLYYQDYIRHWDALLDDLDFVPITSVGQAADVLRVLSGPASPMKLLLQAAARETNLAQPTTLDKAQDKAQQAGVDQLRQRLGGLLGDAPLPVDSPAARTQDPVTAHFAELATLVGSGEGQPAAIDGLLTDLNALYVQVSAMVGASGDALLGEAKNQAQAAAQRVALGAARQPKVVQNLVSSVLGSTHGIVMGGVRNQLNAAWASEVLNVYRQSLSGRYPLVAGSARDATLEDFGQFFGVGGVMDNYFRKYLQPYVNTSSTPWSWQPGAAQKLGIGSNVLYTFQRAATIRDAFFRSGNGLQPSVRFELKPVAMDASITQFLLDLDGQQVSYDHGPSRPVALQWPNPNSIGVVRLSIAPPAASGRSGLTVEGPWAWFRLLDQSDLVAGSSPERFNLRLRVEGASVSYELRASSAFNPFRSRVVSGFSLPEHL; encoded by the coding sequence GTGAAGGCGTTTTTCAGTTTTGTCATTCGCTGGGTGATCCCGCTGCTGGGCCTGATCGCCCTCAGCCTGATCATCTGGTTCGTCGGGCCGTTGCTGGAAATGCTGGCGCCGCCGACGCCACGCTGGTTGCTGATCATCCTGCTGTTCGCCCTGTGGGGCGGCTACCGCGCCTGGCGCATCGTGCAGGCACGCCGACAGGCGGCCAAGGTCATGCAGAGCCTGGCCGCAGAGACCGCCCCGGACCCTGCCAGTGTGGCCACCAGCGGAGAGCTGGCGGCGCTGCGCCAGCGCATGGACGAGGCCCTGGCCCTGCTGAAGAAAGCCCGCCTGGGCGGTGACGAACGGCGCAACCTGTACGAGCTGCCGTGGTACGTGATCATTGGCCCGCCCGGCTCGGGCAAGACCACCGCGCTGGTCAATTCCGGCCTGCACTTCCCGCTGGCCGCGCAACTGGGCGAGGGCGCCATCCGTGGTGTCGGCGGCACGCGCAACTGCGACTGGTGGTTCACCGACCAGGCCGTGCTGCTCGACACCGCCGGCCGTTACACCACCCAGGACAGCCACGCCCAGGTCGACAAGGCGGCCTGGCTGGGCTTTCTCGACCTGCTCAAGACCCAGCGCTCGCGCCGCCCGATCGACGGCGCGTTCATCGCCATCAGCCTGTCCGACCTGCTGCTGGGCAGCGATGCCGAGCGCGCCGCGCATGCCGCGGCGATCCGTGCGCGCATCCAGGAACTGTACAGCCAGCTGGGCGTGCGCTTCCCGGTGTACCTGATGCTGACCAAGCTCGACCTGGTGCCGGGCTTCATGGAATTCTTCGACAACCTGGGCAAGGACGAGCGGGCCCAGGTGTGGGGCATGACGTTCCCGCTGGACACCCCCGAACAGGGCGGTGACGGCCCGTTGGCACAGTTCGACAACGAGTTCGGCTTGCTCGAACAGCGCCTCGGCGAGCGCTTGGTCGAACGCCTGCAACAGGAACGCGACCCGGCCCGGCGCGACCTGATCTACGGCTTCGTGCAGCAGTTCGCCGCCCTGCGTGGCAACCTCAAGCTGTTCCTCGACGGCATCTTCAAGCCCAACGCCTTCGAAGCGCGGGCGTTGCTGCGCGGCGTGTACTTCACCAGCGGCACCCAGGAAGGCAGCCCGATCGACCGGCTGATCGGCAGCATGGCCCAGAGCATGGGCCTGGACCGCGCGCACCTGGCACGCCAGAGCGGCAGCGGGCGCAGCTACTTTATCGAGCGGCTGTTCACCGCAGTGGCCTTTGCCGAGCGCGGCCTGGTTGGCAGCAACCCCAAGGTGGAGCAGCGGCGCCGCTGGATCGCCCGGGGCGCGCTGGCCCTGAGCGTGGCTCTGGTGCTGTTGGTCGGCACCTTGTGGACCCTCAGTTACCGCGCCAACCAGCAATACATCGCCGAGGTCGACGGCCGCCTGCAGCCGCTGGGCAAAAGCGTGCAAGGCCTGAGCCCCGCGCAGCGCAACGTGGTCGACGTACTGCCGCTGCTCAACGCCGTGCGCCACCTGGCCGACGACCCACCCAGCTGGGCCGAGGGCCTGGGCCTGTACCAGGGCGACATGCTCGAAAGCGAATCGCAGAGCCTGTACCGCAAGCTGCTGATCGCCATCTTCGCCCCGCGCCTGGTCACCCGCATCGAGGAGCAGCTGTATGCCGGCGGGCCATCCGACTACCTTTACGAAGGCCTCAAGGCCTACCTGATGCTGGCCGATGCCGAGCACTACGACCCGGACTTCATCAGGGCCTGGATCACCCTCGACTGGGAACGCCAGTTACCGCGCGACCTGGCGCCTGACCTGCGCCAGGCCCTGGAGCAGCACCTCGCGGCGCTGTTCGAGAAACGCCCGCCGAATGCACGCCTGGACCAGCGCCTGATCGACGATACCCGTCGCCAGTTGCAGCAACTGCCGGTAGCCCAGCGGGTGTACGACCGGGTCAAGCGCCAGAAGCTGCCCGGCGGGGTCGACGACTTCCGCGTCAGCGACGTTGCCGGGCGCGATGCCGCCCTGGTGTTTCGTTTCAAGAGCGGCAAGCCGCTGAGCGAGCCGCTGCCGGGGTTGTTCACCGTGCAGGGCTACCGCCAGGTATTCCTCGCCGCCAGCCTGGCGCAGAGCACCACCCTGGCCGAGGAACGCTGGGTACTGGGCCGCGCGCCGGGCGAGGCGGGCGATGCCCGGCGCCTGGCCGACGATGTGCAGCAGCTCTACTACCAGGATTACATCCGTCACTGGGATGCCCTGCTCGACGACCTGGACTTCGTGCCGATCACCAGTGTCGGCCAGGCCGCTGACGTGTTGCGCGTGTTGTCCGGGCCGGCCTCGCCGATGAAGCTGCTGCTGCAGGCGGCGGCCCGTGAAACCAACCTGGCGCAGCCGACCACCCTCGACAAGGCCCAGGACAAGGCCCAGCAGGCCGGTGTCGACCAGCTGCGTCAGCGCCTTGGCGGGCTGCTCGGCGACGCGCCGCTGCCGGTCGACAGCCCCGCTGCACGCACGCAGGACCCGGTGACCGCGCACTTCGCCGAGCTGGCCACGCTGGTCGGCAGCGGCGAAGGCCAGCCCGCCGCCATCGACGGCTTGCTCACCGACCTCAATGCGCTCTACGTGCAGGTCAGCGCCATGGTAGGGGCCAGCGGCGACGCCTTGCTCGGCGAGGCCAAGAACCAGGCCCAGGCCGCGGCGCAACGGGTGGCCCTGGGCGCGGCACGCCAGCCCAAGGTGGTGCAGAACCTGGTCAGCTCGGTACTTGGCTCGACCCACGGCATCGTCATGGGCGGGGTGCGCAACCAGCTCAATGCCGCCTGGGCCAGCGAAGTGCTGAATGTCTACCGCCAGTCGCTCAGCGGCCGCTACCCGCTGGTGGCCGGCAGTGCGCGTGACGCCACGCTGGAAGACTTCGGCCAGTTCTTCGGCGTCGGCGGGGTGATGGACAACTACTTCCGCAAGTACCTGCAACCCTACGTCAATACCTCCAGCACACCGTGGAGCTGGCAGCCAGGCGCGGCGCAGAAGCTGGGCATCGGCAGCAACGTGCTGTACACCTTCCAGCGCGCGGCGACCATCCGCGATGCCTTCTTCCGCAGCGGCAACGGCCTGCAGCCAAGCGTGCGTTTCGAACTCAAGCCGGTGGCGATGGACGCGAGCATCACCCAGTTCCTGCTCGACCTCGACGGCCAGCAAGTCAGTTACGACCACGGCCCGAGCCGTCCGGTGGCGCTGCAGTGGCCCAACCCCAACAGCATCGGCGTGGTCCGCCTGTCGATCGCGCCGCCAGCGGCCAGCGGCCGTTCGGGGCTGACGGTGGAAGGCCCCTGGGCGTGGTTCCGCCTGCTCGACCAATCCGACCTGGTGGCCGGCAGCTCGCCAGAGCGCTTCAACCTGCGCTTGCGCGTGGAGGGCGCCAGCGTGTCCTATGAACTGCGCGCCAGCAGTGCCTTCAACCCGTTCCGCAGCCGAGTGGTCAGCGGTTTCAGCCTGCCGGAGCATCTGTGA
- a CDS encoding protein phosphatase 2C domain-containing protein, whose amino-acid sequence MNRVHYSAASYSHVGMVRKINEDACLELTWDGLWAVADGMGGHAAGDYVSSLAVDSLRQLPLIDGLEDFAQALRDTLARVNRVVREETLRRGVAMMGSTVVLLAARGDRAVGLWAGDSRLYRLRDGRIERLSHDHSYVQELQDSGLLNEAEARVHPRGNIVTRAIGVEDQLELQAVNVQVQPGDTYLLCSDGLNKTAEDHEIADVLGHADPYQVVRSLVHLGLTRGAPDNITAVVVKAN is encoded by the coding sequence ATGAACCGCGTGCACTACAGCGCGGCCAGCTACAGCCATGTGGGCATGGTCCGCAAGATCAACGAAGACGCCTGCCTGGAGCTGACCTGGGATGGCCTGTGGGCCGTTGCCGACGGCATGGGCGGGCATGCCGCCGGAGACTACGTGAGCAGCCTGGCGGTGGACAGCCTGCGCCAGTTGCCGCTCATCGATGGGCTGGAGGATTTCGCCCAGGCCTTGCGCGACACACTGGCCCGGGTCAACCGCGTGGTGCGTGAGGAAACCCTGCGCCGGGGCGTGGCGATGATGGGCAGCACGGTGGTGCTGCTGGCCGCACGCGGCGACCGGGCCGTGGGCTTGTGGGCCGGTGACAGCCGCCTGTATCGCCTGCGCGATGGCCGCATCGAACGCCTGTCGCATGACCACAGCTACGTCCAGGAACTGCAGGACAGCGGCCTGCTCAACGAGGCCGAAGCGCGCGTGCACCCGCGCGGCAACATCGTCACCCGCGCCATCGGCGTGGAGGACCAGCTCGAACTGCAGGCGGTGAACGTGCAGGTACAGCCCGGCGATACCTACCTGCTGTGCAGCGACGGCTTGAACAAGACTGCCGAAGACCACGAGATCGCCGACGTGCTCGGCCACGCCGACCCCTACCAGGTGGTCCGCAGCCTGGTGCACCTGGGGCTGACCCGTGGCGCCCCCGACAACATTACCGCCGTGGTGGTGAAGGCGAATTGA
- the tagF gene encoding type VI secretion system-associated protein TagF, translating into MNDVGFYGKLACRGDFVSRGLPQTFIQPWDQWLAAGIQASQQALGEGWLQAYLVSPLWRFALAPGVCGPDAVVGVLMPSIDRVGRYFPLSVAQVLEPGVALAGIVGGADDWFEAVEAALLGTLEADASFERFEAALQPFSQARPLLQGPRVAVGGLQRLDGVTPQGRALALAECACQGMSLWWGQGSERIAPGLLRSQGLPRSDQFAAFLLGSEAQPA; encoded by the coding sequence GTGAACGACGTCGGTTTCTACGGAAAACTGGCCTGCCGCGGCGACTTCGTCAGCCGCGGCCTGCCGCAGACCTTCATCCAGCCCTGGGACCAGTGGCTGGCCGCCGGTATCCAGGCCAGCCAGCAGGCGCTTGGCGAGGGCTGGCTACAGGCCTACCTGGTCAGCCCGTTGTGGCGCTTTGCCCTGGCACCCGGGGTATGTGGCCCGGATGCGGTGGTCGGCGTACTGATGCCGAGCATCGACCGGGTCGGGCGCTATTTTCCGCTGAGCGTGGCGCAGGTACTGGAACCCGGCGTGGCGCTCGCCGGCATCGTCGGCGGTGCCGATGACTGGTTCGAAGCGGTCGAGGCGGCGTTGCTGGGCACGCTGGAAGCGGATGCGTCGTTCGAGCGTTTCGAGGCGGCCTTGCAGCCGTTCAGCCAGGCCAGGCCGCTGCTGCAGGGGCCCCGGGTGGCCGTGGGCGGGTTGCAGCGGCTGGACGGCGTTACCCCGCAGGGCCGGGCACTGGCCTTGGCCGAATGCGCCTGCCAAGGCATGAGCCTGTGGTGGGGGCAGGGCAGCGAGCGAATCGCCCCTGGCCTGCTGCGTAGCCAGGGCCTGCCGCGCAGCGACCAGTTCGCCGCGTTCCTGCTCGGCAGCGAGGCGCAACCCGCATGA